Proteins from a single region of Nitrososphaerota archaeon:
- a CDS encoding 50S ribosomal protein L6 yields the protein MSSRAIQETSVKLPDGVTASLSGRTLVIKGKLGVSRKVFDKINVNLAVQGDTVTFSPFSVKKKDNVIINTVASIVNNMAKGVTKGFTYKVKVVYAHFPITVKTKGNQVLVENFVGERSPRISQIVGDCKVTVEGDDVIVKGVSLEDVGQTAANLELATKIRRKDQRVFLDGLYIYHKEEGA from the coding sequence ATGTCTTCTAGGGCGATACAGGAGACCTCCGTCAAGCTCCCGGACGGCGTGACAGCGTCCCTGAGCGGGAGGACCCTCGTCATAAAGGGGAAGCTAGGCGTTTCTAGGAAGGTCTTCGACAAGATCAACGTGAACCTCGCGGTCCAAGGAGATACCGTCACGTTCTCCCCGTTCTCGGTCAAGAAGAAGGACAACGTCATAATCAACACCGTGGCCAGCATTGTGAACAACATGGCCAAGGGGGTCACGAAAGGATTCACCTACAAGGTGAAGGTAGTCTATGCCCACTTCCCCATCACGGTAAAGACGAAGGGAAACCAGGTGCTGGTGGAGAACTTCGTAGGAGAGAGGTCTCCGCGGATATCCCAGATTGTGGGTGACTGCAAGGTGACCGTAGAGGGGGACGACGTGATAGTGAAGGGGGTGTCTCTGGAGGATGTCGGTCAGACCGCGGCCAACTTGGAGCTGGCGACGAAAATCCGCAGAAAGGACCAGAGGGTGTTCCTGGACGGTTTGTACATATACCATAAGGAGGAGGGCGCCTAA
- a CDS encoding 30S ribosomal protein S8 has protein sequence MPATNILANLFASLQNAEMRNKKECMVIPASNLASEVLKVLQKKRYIGEFEFIDDGMGGKLRVQLLGRINKCGVISPRFPVRSLKLVDWEHRYLPAVGVGTLIVSTPQGVMSHVEAQEKKIGGRLIGYVF, from the coding sequence ATGCCAGCGACAAACATCCTAGCTAACCTCTTTGCGAGCCTCCAGAACGCGGAGATGAGGAACAAGAAGGAGTGCATGGTCATTCCGGCTTCGAACCTCGCCAGCGAGGTGTTGAAGGTCCTCCAGAAGAAGAGGTACATCGGGGAGTTCGAGTTCATCGACGATGGCATGGGCGGGAAGCTCCGCGTCCAGCTCCTCGGGAGGATAAACAAATGCGGGGTCATATCACCCCGGTTCCCCGTGAGGTCGCTGAAGCTCGTAGACTGGGAGCACAGGTACCTGCCCGCCGTGGGGGTGGGCACTCTGATCGTATCAACGCCGCAGGGGGTCATGTCGCACGTCGAGGCCCAGGAGAAGAAGATCGGTGGGAGGCTGATCGGATATGTCTTCTAG
- a CDS encoding 30S ribosomal protein S5: protein MAYQRRGRQEEQEQVWVPRTKLGALVNEGKITSLEEIFRNGQRVREAEIVKRLLPDLRNEVVGVSVVQKQTDAGELTRFLAVVAVGNGAGWFGVGKGKAMQTRDAIEKATTAALLNIIPVKLGCGSWECRDGRPHSVPYRIRGKAGSVTVEIMPAPRALGLVAGPALKNLLQLAGVKDAWVRTFGSTNTMSSLANAVYDAFKMSHGLNV from the coding sequence ATGGCCTACCAGCGAAGGGGAAGACAGGAAGAGCAGGAGCAGGTGTGGGTCCCGAGGACGAAGTTGGGGGCTCTTGTCAACGAGGGAAAGATCACCTCTCTTGAAGAGATATTCAGGAACGGCCAGAGGGTCCGCGAGGCCGAGATTGTCAAGAGGCTTCTCCCAGACCTCAGGAACGAGGTCGTCGGTGTCAGCGTCGTCCAGAAGCAGACCGACGCCGGGGAGTTGACTCGCTTCCTCGCCGTCGTAGCGGTCGGAAACGGGGCGGGGTGGTTCGGCGTCGGTAAAGGTAAGGCCATGCAGACTAGGGATGCGATTGAGAAAGCCACCACTGCCGCCCTCCTCAACATAATACCGGTCAAATTAGGGTGCGGCTCATGGGAGTGCAGGGACGGGAGACCGCACTCTGTCCCATACAGGATCAGGGGGAAGGCCGGCAGCGTTACGGTAGAGATAATGCCGGCGCCGCGGGCGCTGGGGCTCGTCGCAGGCCCCGCTCTGAAGAACCTCCTCCAGTTGGCCGGGGTGAAGGACGCCTGGGTCAGGACCTTCGGCTCGACGAACACCATGTCTTCCTTGGCAAACGCGGTGTACGACGCGTTCAAAATGTCGCACGGGCTAAACGTGTAG
- a CDS encoding 50S ribosomal protein L18, producing MKPRHVPLLRRRRAGATDYRTRKRAITSRRPLLVMRVSNKNVSAQFVKPTVKGDLVLSSSHSKELAKFGWLGSSKATPSCYLLGLLAGKKALAAGVKEAVVYNGLVPFIAGSRIAALLKGVVDAGVSVPAGEEAFPSEDRLTGKSIADYATKLASEDKDTYNRSFSALLKSGFKPEGYPSAFAKAKAAVLEGNK from the coding sequence ATGAAACCCCGACATGTGCCACTCCTCAGGAGGAGGCGCGCAGGAGCGACGGACTACCGTACGAGGAAAAGAGCGATCACCTCCCGGAGGCCGCTTCTCGTAATGAGGGTGTCGAACAAGAACGTCTCCGCGCAGTTCGTGAAGCCCACGGTGAAGGGGGACCTGGTCCTTTCGTCGTCACACTCCAAGGAGCTCGCGAAGTTCGGGTGGCTGGGTTCGTCAAAGGCGACTCCTTCGTGCTACCTCCTCGGACTGCTGGCAGGGAAGAAGGCTTTGGCTGCCGGGGTAAAGGAGGCTGTGGTCTACAACGGGCTCGTACCTTTCATCGCCGGCTCACGGATCGCGGCGCTCCTGAAGGGAGTAGTGGACGCGGGGGTCTCCGTCCCTGCGGGGGAGGAGGCGTTCCCCAGTGAAGACAGGCTCACCGGGAAGTCCATCGCTGACTACGCCACCAAGCTGGCCTCTGAGGACAAGGACACTTACAACAGGTCCTTCTCGGCGCTCCTGAAGTCGGGGTTCAAGCCCGAAGGTTATCCGTCGGCGTTCGCAAAGGCGAAAGCCGCGGTCTTGGAGGGGAACAAGTGA
- a CDS encoding 50S ribosomal protein L32e: protein MPKAKQSEENRLKALVEKRKEFSAARPAFVRQESWRYVRIHPEWRKPKGVDNKVRRQDKGWPALVRVGYRGPAESRGLHPSGHYEAAVYRPKDLDGLVPGRDVARIGGTVGARKRAAILERATELGIRVVNPTGLRIIEPKE, encoded by the coding sequence ATGCCGAAGGCGAAGCAATCAGAGGAAAACAGGTTGAAGGCCCTCGTGGAGAAGCGCAAGGAGTTCTCCGCCGCCAGGCCCGCCTTCGTCAGACAGGAGAGCTGGCGCTACGTGAGGATCCACCCCGAGTGGAGGAAACCGAAGGGAGTGGACAACAAGGTGAGGCGCCAGGACAAGGGTTGGCCGGCGCTGGTCAGGGTAGGGTACAGGGGCCCGGCTGAGTCGAGGGGCCTGCATCCGAGCGGTCACTACGAGGCAGCGGTCTACCGGCCAAAAGATTTGGACGGCCTCGTCCCAGGGAGGGACGTGGCTCGGATAGGAGGGACCGTAGGGGCCCGGAAGAGGGCCGCCATCCTGGAGAGAGCGACGGAGCTCGGCATCAGGGTCGTGAATCCGACGGGGTTGAGGATAATTGAACCTAAAGAGTAA
- the secY gene encoding preprotein translocase subunit SecY: protein MASMRDFIKSVGTVLPEIPKPEKKPTLNERFVWTGIALILYLVMAATPLYGLTGTAAANNASTFLRVVFASAQGTLMTLGIGPIVTAGLILQLLVGSDIIKLDMSDSSDRAIFGSATKFLTLIVIVGESMAYMFGGALGVLTASQQPVVFIQLVIGSVIVLLLDEMIQKGWGIGSGVSLFILAGVCQTVMWYTFSPIPFQVTTGVTQLFGFVPEAISESFNNNLGSVLIRDFKYPSLLTFSLTIVMILVLVYIEGIRIELPITSIKYRGFQGVYPIKLLYVSNIPVILVSALGANVTFFARLLANYSVASPPWWMKYLAVFPASSANGTNTQIPTGGLVFYLTPPQSFQQTLAEPVHSVIYLLYLVGMAVVFARLWVEIGGLNPKAVAKNLMDADVQVPGFRRSGLSIEQMLNRYIPTLTIIGGILIGLIAGVSDLFGVFGTGIGILLMVDIILQYYQMLLKEQVEEISPALAGLIGAS from the coding sequence ATGGCTTCAATGCGTGACTTCATCAAGAGCGTAGGCACCGTCCTCCCTGAAATCCCGAAGCCCGAGAAGAAGCCCACCCTGAACGAGCGCTTCGTATGGACCGGGATAGCCCTGATTCTGTACCTCGTGATGGCTGCGACGCCGCTCTACGGCCTCACGGGGACAGCCGCGGCCAACAACGCATCCACGTTCCTCAGGGTGGTCTTCGCATCCGCCCAGGGGACCCTGATGACGCTCGGCATAGGTCCCATCGTTACTGCGGGGCTCATCCTTCAGCTGCTCGTGGGGAGCGACATCATAAAGCTCGACATGAGCGACTCTTCTGACAGAGCGATATTTGGTTCGGCCACGAAGTTCCTCACACTCATAGTCATAGTGGGGGAGTCGATGGCTTACATGTTCGGGGGAGCCCTCGGCGTCCTGACGGCGTCCCAACAGCCTGTGGTCTTCATACAACTAGTGATAGGCTCTGTGATAGTCCTCCTCCTCGACGAGATGATACAGAAGGGGTGGGGAATCGGCAGCGGGGTGAGCCTGTTCATCCTCGCCGGTGTGTGTCAGACCGTCATGTGGTACACCTTCTCCCCTATCCCCTTCCAGGTGACCACCGGGGTGACACAACTCTTCGGCTTCGTCCCGGAGGCGATAAGCGAGTCCTTCAACAACAACCTGGGGTCAGTTCTCATCAGGGACTTCAAGTATCCGAGTCTCCTCACCTTCTCCCTCACCATAGTGATGATACTCGTCCTGGTCTACATCGAAGGGATCAGGATAGAGCTCCCCATCACGTCGATAAAGTACCGCGGGTTCCAAGGGGTATATCCGATTAAGCTCCTCTATGTCTCGAACATCCCTGTCATCCTGGTATCGGCCCTGGGGGCCAACGTCACGTTCTTTGCCCGCCTGCTGGCGAACTATTCAGTCGCAAGCCCGCCCTGGTGGATGAAGTACCTCGCCGTCTTCCCCGCTTCGAGCGCCAACGGGACGAACACGCAGATCCCCACCGGAGGGCTGGTGTTCTATCTCACGCCGCCCCAGTCCTTCCAGCAGACCCTCGCAGAGCCGGTCCACTCTGTCATCTACCTCCTGTACTTGGTGGGGATGGCGGTGGTCTTCGCCAGGCTCTGGGTCGAGATAGGCGGCCTTAACCCGAAGGCTGTGGCGAAGAACCTCATGGACGCCGACGTCCAGGTGCCCGGTTTCAGGCGCTCCGGCCTCTCCATCGAGCAGATGCTCAACAGGTACATCCCGACCCTCACCATCATAGGAGGCATACTCATAGGCCTCATAGCAGGGGTATCGGACCTGTTCGGGGTCTTCGGGACGGGGATAGGGATACTGCTCATGGTCGACATCATCCTCCAGTACTACCAGATGCTCCTCAAGGAGCAGGTGGAGGAAATCTCTCCTGCGCTCGCCGGGCTTATCGGAGCTAGCTAG
- a CDS encoding 50S ribosomal protein L5 — protein sequence MSQEAVQENPMRKIRVGKVVVNIGLGKSGEAIERGKKVLQQVTGQAPAQTRAKNSVRDFGIHKGEPIGVVVTVRGEGTAPLIEKLLVAREKKLQESCFDPRGSVSFGIKEHIEIPGIRYDPAIGILGMNVSVLLERPGFSVSRRSRKTARVGKSHLISREEAIQYFKDNFGVAVQ from the coding sequence ATGAGCCAGGAGGCCGTCCAGGAGAACCCGATGCGCAAGATCAGGGTAGGGAAGGTTGTGGTGAACATCGGCCTCGGCAAGTCAGGGGAAGCCATCGAAAGGGGGAAGAAGGTCCTGCAACAGGTGACGGGACAGGCCCCGGCTCAGACGCGCGCCAAGAACTCGGTGAGGGACTTCGGCATACACAAGGGAGAACCCATAGGGGTGGTTGTCACGGTCCGAGGAGAAGGAACGGCCCCCCTGATAGAGAAGCTCCTCGTCGCAAGGGAGAAGAAGCTCCAGGAGTCTTGCTTCGACCCGAGGGGCTCGGTGTCCTTCGGGATAAAGGAGCACATCGAGATTCCGGGGATCCGCTACGACCCGGCCATCGGGATACTCGGGATGAACGTGTCGGTGCTCCTAGAGCGGCCGGGGTTCTCGGTCTCCAGGCGAAGCCGGAAGACGGCCAGGGTGGGCAAGTCTCACCTCATAAGCAGGGAGGAAGCGATACAGTACTTCAAGGACAACTTCGGGGTGGCTGTGCAGTGA
- a CDS encoding 30S ribosomal protein S14, with product MKERHPKVRKYGKSTHYCQRCGQYGAVIRSYDLVLCRQCFREVAGKLGFRKYD from the coding sequence GTGAAGGAACGGCATCCAAAGGTGAGAAAATATGGGAAGTCCACGCACTACTGCCAGAGATGCGGCCAGTATGGGGCGGTCATCAGGTCCTATGACCTCGTCCTCTGCAGGCAGTGCTTCAGGGAAGTCGCTGGGAAGCTCGGCTTCAGGAAGTATGACTAG
- a CDS encoding adenylate kinase produces MGLRVIMVGVPGVGKSTIVSKVVSSIGGARLVNFGTIMLEVGKARRLIRDRDEIRKLPVVKQRQLQKVAASRIARMKDRVVVVDTHLFIKTPEGFWPGLPFEVVRAMNPTHLVLVEATSEEILMRRMSDASRYRDATTIESLAEELSLAKSFLAASSTLTGAPVNFVRNSQGRADEAAMKLVKVLEAASR; encoded by the coding sequence GTGGGTCTGCGGGTCATCATGGTGGGGGTCCCCGGGGTGGGGAAGTCGACCATAGTCAGCAAGGTCGTCTCGAGCATAGGCGGCGCGCGGCTGGTGAACTTCGGGACGATTATGCTCGAGGTCGGCAAAGCCAGGAGGCTAATCAGGGACAGGGACGAGATCAGGAAGCTCCCGGTCGTAAAACAGAGGCAACTGCAGAAGGTGGCGGCTTCGAGGATCGCAAGGATGAAGGACAGGGTAGTGGTGGTGGACACCCACCTCTTCATCAAGACCCCGGAGGGGTTCTGGCCGGGGCTCCCATTCGAAGTGGTCAGGGCCATGAATCCGACCCACCTCGTGCTGGTCGAGGCGACCTCCGAGGAGATACTCATGCGGAGGATGTCTGACGCGTCGAGGTACCGGGACGCCACGACCATCGAGAGCCTCGCCGAGGAGCTCAGCCTTGCCAAGAGTTTCCTCGCTGCGAGCTCAACCCTCACCGGGGCACCCGTGAACTTCGTACGGAACTCCCAGGGGAGGGCTGACGAGGCAGCCATGAAGCTGGTCAAGGTCCTGGAGGCGGCTTCGCGGTAA
- a CDS encoding 50S ribosomal protein L19e: MNLKSKRRLAASVLGVGVDRIRFNDEYSDLIQDAITRSTIRGLAGFGAITVAPVKGVSRGRFRAKSEKLKRGRGAGSTEGTATARNPRKEMWISKVRALRWRLKVAKDRKEITQETYRTLYKQVKGGQVRGVKHLLDLMKEAKK; the protein is encoded by the coding sequence TTGAACCTAAAGAGTAAGCGCAGGCTCGCGGCGTCGGTCCTAGGGGTCGGAGTCGACAGGATCAGGTTCAACGATGAATATAGCGACCTTATCCAAGATGCGATAACCCGCAGCACCATAAGAGGGCTCGCCGGGTTCGGCGCCATAACGGTGGCCCCGGTGAAGGGGGTCTCCAGAGGGAGATTCAGGGCGAAATCCGAGAAGCTGAAGCGCGGGAGGGGGGCAGGTTCAACCGAAGGGACAGCTACCGCGAGGAACCCTCGGAAGGAGATGTGGATATCCAAGGTCCGGGCGCTCAGATGGCGCCTGAAGGTGGCCAAAGACCGCAAGGAGATCACGCAGGAAACATACAGGACGCTCTACAAACAGGTGAAGGGAGGACAGGTAAGAGGGGTCAAGCACCTCCTCGACCTCATGAAGGAGGCCAAGAAATGA
- a CDS encoding uL15 family ribosomal protein → MRTHGYGQIGQHRHSGKQGGHGNAGLHKHKWSWLVINDPDHFGRDPFRPPGHVKPSRWMNVGQLDGLAGDAKSLDLASMGVEKLLGSGEVARAYEVKVASFTKKAQAKIEAAGGKILAQE, encoded by the coding sequence ATGCGGACCCACGGATACGGCCAGATCGGGCAGCACCGTCACTCAGGAAAGCAGGGGGGGCACGGCAACGCCGGCCTTCACAAGCACAAATGGAGCTGGCTCGTAATCAACGATCCCGACCACTTCGGCAGGGATCCGTTCAGGCCGCCAGGGCACGTCAAGCCTTCCCGCTGGATGAACGTGGGACAGCTAGACGGGCTCGCCGGGGACGCGAAGTCTCTCGACCTGGCTTCGATGGGGGTGGAGAAGCTCCTCGGATCAGGAGAGGTCGCCCGGGCTTATGAAGTGAAGGTCGCCTCCTTCACCAAGAAAGCTCAGGCTAAAATAGAGGCAGCAGGCGGAAAAATCCTGGCCCAGGAGTAA